In Paracoccus sp. TOH, a single window of DNA contains:
- a CDS encoding glutathione S-transferase family protein, which yields MTFVITTYDWVPPFAVGYVRDLRIRWACEEAGLPYEIETTSVRDKTPQHFARQPFGQVPILRDGQLTLFESGAILLYLGERSEALMPREAAARAETQQWLVAALNSLEPVVMAMALARIFDQDARAEELALPRLQERLAQLVPVLKGRDFIAAGRFTIADILLADVLRIVDSMGELVAHPVLADYMNRITARPAFRRAHAAQVAHFAQAA from the coding sequence ATGACATTCGTGATCACGACCTATGACTGGGTGCCGCCCTTTGCCGTGGGCTATGTCCGCGACCTGCGCATCCGCTGGGCCTGCGAGGAAGCCGGCCTGCCCTATGAGATCGAGACCACCAGCGTGCGCGACAAGACCCCGCAGCATTTCGCCCGCCAGCCTTTCGGCCAGGTGCCGATCCTGCGCGACGGCCAACTGACGCTGTTCGAAAGCGGCGCGATCCTGCTCTATCTCGGCGAACGTTCCGAGGCGCTGATGCCGCGCGAGGCCGCCGCGCGGGCCGAGACCCAGCAATGGCTGGTCGCCGCGCTCAACAGCCTCGAGCCGGTGGTGATGGCCATGGCGCTGGCGCGGATCTTCGACCAGGACGCAAGGGCCGAGGAACTGGCCCTGCCGCGCCTGCAGGAACGCCTGGCGCAACTGGTCCCGGTGCTGAAGGGGCGGGACTTCATCGCCGCCGGCCGCTTCACCATCGCCGACATCCTGCTGGCCGATGTGCTGCGCATCGTGGACAGCATGGGCGAGCTGGTGGCCCATCCGGTGCTGGCGGATTATATGAACCGCATCACCGCGCGCCCGGCCTTCCGGCGCGCCCATGCGGCGCAGGTGGCGCATTTCGCGCAGGCGGCGTGA
- a CDS encoding YceI family protein, which translates to MIRVSLIALALWAAPAAAQEVTPESIPRGQQDYHAAAAGRYRLDPAHSAVQARVPHMGFSVSLFRFGAVSGQLDWNPDDPAQSRLAAEVQIASIMTPVEGFAEILTGPDYLDSAANPTARFTADGFAAESPTKGTVSGQLTLLGKTRPATFDVTLIGAGKGYTGDEAGNPIIRDLIGIHARTDIDPQAYGMNEFFTDPITIEIDAEFARQE; encoded by the coding sequence ATGATCCGCGTATCCCTGATCGCGCTCGCCCTCTGGGCCGCACCCGCTGCGGCCCAGGAGGTGACGCCGGAGAGCATCCCGCGCGGCCAGCAGGACTATCACGCCGCCGCCGCCGGCCGCTATCGTCTGGACCCGGCGCATTCGGCGGTGCAGGCCCGCGTGCCGCATATGGGCTTTTCGGTCAGCCTGTTCCGCTTCGGCGCCGTTTCGGGCCAGCTCGACTGGAACCCGGACGACCCGGCGCAAAGCCGGCTGGCGGCCGAGGTGCAGATCGCCTCGATCATGACCCCGGTCGAGGGCTTTGCCGAGATCCTGACCGGCCCGGATTACCTGGACAGCGCGGCGAACCCGACCGCGCGCTTCACCGCCGACGGCTTCGCGGCGGAAAGCCCGACCAAGGGCACGGTTTCGGGCCAGTTGACGCTGCTGGGCAAGACCCGGCCCGCGACGTTCGACGTGACGCTGATCGGCGCGGGCAAGGGCTATACCGGCGACGAAGCCGGCAATCCCATCATCCGCGACCTGATCGGCATCCATGCCCGGACCGACATCGACCCGCAGGCCTATGGCATGAACGAGTTCTTCACCGATCCGATCACCATCGAAATCGACGCCGAGTTCGCCCGGCAGGAGTAA
- a CDS encoding rhomboid family intramembrane serine protease: protein MFPIRDHNPSERTPYVTTGLIFLNLVLFLVTMPWAGGQVGLWDRLALYPVAIMHGEWLWGLVTHMFLHAGIMHIAGNMLFLWVFGDNLEDQMGHAGFLVFYLACGLAAAAGQIAAEPMSGIPMVGASGAIAGVMGGYLLMFPRARVDVIAIIIVIIRRFTIPAWVLLLAWFGLQLLSTASMADDGVAYIAHAAGFVAGIVLAVPLFLRRGGPAFWRRTQGRPPHAPIDYPPSRIPPVRR, encoded by the coding sequence ATGTTCCCGATCCGCGATCACAACCCATCCGAACGCACGCCCTATGTCACCACCGGGCTGATCTTCCTGAACCTGGTCCTGTTCCTGGTCACCATGCCCTGGGCCGGCGGCCAGGTCGGGCTCTGGGACCGGCTGGCGCTGTATCCGGTCGCGATCATGCATGGCGAATGGCTCTGGGGTCTGGTCACGCACATGTTCCTGCATGCCGGGATCATGCATATCGCCGGCAACATGCTGTTCCTGTGGGTCTTCGGCGACAATCTCGAGGACCAGATGGGCCATGCCGGCTTCCTGGTCTTCTATCTCGCCTGCGGACTGGCGGCGGCGGCAGGGCAGATCGCCGCCGAGCCGATGAGCGGCATTCCCATGGTCGGCGCCTCGGGCGCCATCGCCGGGGTGATGGGCGGCTACCTGCTGATGTTCCCGCGCGCCCGCGTCGACGTGATCGCCATCATCATCGTCATCATCCGCCGCTTCACCATTCCCGCCTGGGTGCTGCTCTTGGCCTGGTTCGGGTTGCAGTTGCTCTCGACCGCCAGCATGGCCGATGACGGCGTGGCCTATATCGCCCATGCGGCGGGCTTCGTCGCCGGCATCGTGCTGGCCGTGCCGCTGTTCCTGCGCCGCGGCGGCCCGGCCTTCTGGCGCCGCACCCAGGGCCGGCCGCCCCATGCGCCGATCGACTATCCGCCAAGCCGCATCCCGCCGGTCCGACGCTAG
- the mnmD gene encoding tRNA (5-methylaminomethyl-2-thiouridine)(34)-methyltransferase MnmD gives MNERDQSSADLDWREGAIPVSRRFDDPYFSLSGGLEETRHVFLAGNDLPARLRPGFHVAELGFGTGLNLLALAQVVTVPVRFTSFEAFPMSLDELARAHAAFPELAPLADQLRAGWPQRRLSVGLVEAEIIEADARQALPGWDGRADAWFLDGFSPAKNPELWGEALMAEVARHTAPGGTFATYTAAGHVRRALAAAGFAVTRAPGFAGKRHMSCGRL, from the coding sequence ATGAATGAGCGCGACCAGAGCAGCGCCGACCTGGACTGGCGCGAGGGGGCGATCCCGGTCTCGCGTCGTTTCGACGACCCCTATTTCAGCCTCAGCGGCGGGCTGGAGGAGACGCGGCATGTCTTTCTGGCCGGCAACGACCTGCCGGCGCGGCTGCGGCCCGGCTTCCATGTCGCCGAACTGGGCTTCGGCACCGGGCTGAACCTGCTGGCGCTGGCGCAGGTCGTCACGGTGCCGGTCCGCTTCACCAGCTTCGAGGCCTTCCCGATGAGCCTGGACGAACTGGCCCGCGCCCATGCCGCCTTCCCGGAACTGGCGCCGCTGGCGGATCAGTTGCGCGCCGGCTGGCCGCAACGCCGCCTGTCCGTGGGCCTGGTCGAGGCCGAGATCATCGAGGCCGATGCCCGCCAGGCGCTGCCCGGCTGGGACGGCCGCGCTGATGCCTGGTTCCTGGACGGGTTTTCCCCTGCCAAGAACCCGGAGCTTTGGGGCGAGGCGCTGATGGCCGAGGTGGCCCGTCACACCGCACCGGGCGGCACATTCGCCACCTATACGGCGGCCGGCCATGTGCGCCGGGCGCTGGCGGCGGCAGGGTTCGCGGTGACGCGCGCGCCCGGCTTCGCGGGCAAGCGCCACATGAGCTGTGGCCGGCTCTAG
- a CDS encoding valine--tRNA ligase, which produces MAMDKNFDAGTAEARIAREWAASNAFAAGANAKPGAESFSVVIPPPNVTGSLHIGHALNNTLQDILVRWHRMRGFDTLWQPGQDHAGIATQMVVERRMAERQEPNRREIGREAFLQKVWAWKQESGHTIIEQLKRLGASCDWSRNAFTMSGAPGAPAGEEGNFHDAVIRVFVDMYDKGLIYRGKRLVNWDPHFETAISDLEVENREVPGHMWHFKYPLAGGATYEYVERDADGNVTLRETRDYISIATTRPETMLGDGAVAVHPDDARYAPIVGKLCEIPVGPKEHRRLIPIITDDYPDPDFGSGAVKITGAHDFNDYAVAMRNGIPLYALMDGKGQMRADGLGYEDSAEIATRAAKGEDVGDVSNVNLVPEELRGLDRYEARARVVEAITEEGLAVTYLHKSLDKETGAEHLERRPLVDAKPIMQPFGDRSGVVIEPMLTDQWFVDTAKIVGPALEAVRSGATKILPEQHEKVYFHWLENIEPWTISRQLWWGHQIPVWYGLDLRLEGQVEDDHDGVLDEVEIFALLEEGLVHRDEIHHAASGFAEVAEKFRDSIAELPVPLEMARVVEVADREAAIDAFAQGLADYNLTQDLTKLVYPVWRDPDVLDTWFSSGLWPIGTLGWPEDTAELRKYFPTDVLVTGFDIIFFWVARMMMMQLAVVGQVPFRTVYVHGLVRDEKGAKMSKSKGNVIDPLTLIDEYGADALRFTLTSMAAMGRDPKLGPKHVEANRNFVTKIWNATRFAEMNGVRGGGARPEPRHVVNRWIIGELARIRQATDEALESFRFNDAAAGLYGFVWGKVCDWYVEFSKPLFDGEYREETQATMGWVLDQCYTLLHPIMPFVTEELWALTGERRRMLVHGDWPAYGDELIDAEADRQMNWVIQLIENIRSARAQIGVPAGARPDLIVTEADEAARAALAANAPLIERLARVNPPQDGAMGPGMISVAALGASFALPVGEMIDVKAETARLEKAAAKAEKDASGLRGRLANPKFVENAEPEVIEETREKLAALEDDLLRIRAALAQLAAM; this is translated from the coding sequence ATGGCCATGGACAAGAATTTCGACGCCGGGACCGCCGAGGCGCGGATCGCGCGGGAATGGGCGGCAAGCAATGCCTTCGCCGCGGGCGCCAATGCGAAACCGGGGGCGGAAAGCTTCTCGGTGGTGATCCCGCCCCCGAACGTGACCGGCAGCCTGCATATCGGCCACGCGCTGAACAACACGCTGCAGGACATCCTGGTGCGCTGGCACCGGATGCGCGGCTTCGACACGCTGTGGCAGCCCGGCCAGGACCATGCCGGCATCGCCACCCAGATGGTCGTGGAACGGCGCATGGCCGAACGGCAGGAACCGAACCGCCGCGAGATCGGCCGCGAGGCCTTCCTGCAGAAGGTCTGGGCCTGGAAGCAGGAATCCGGCCATACCATCATCGAGCAGTTGAAGCGCCTGGGCGCGTCCTGCGACTGGTCGCGCAATGCCTTCACCATGTCCGGCGCCCCCGGCGCCCCCGCGGGCGAAGAGGGCAATTTCCACGATGCCGTCATCAGGGTCTTCGTGGACATGTATGACAAGGGCCTGATCTATCGCGGCAAGCGGCTGGTGAACTGGGACCCGCATTTCGAGACCGCGATCAGCGACCTGGAGGTCGAGAACCGCGAGGTTCCCGGCCATATGTGGCATTTCAAATATCCGCTGGCCGGCGGCGCGACCTATGAATACGTGGAACGCGACGCGGACGGCAACGTCACCCTGCGCGAGACCCGCGACTATATCAGCATCGCCACCACCCGCCCCGAGACCATGCTGGGCGACGGCGCCGTGGCCGTGCATCCGGACGACGCGCGCTATGCCCCGATCGTCGGCAAGCTTTGCGAGATCCCGGTCGGACCCAAGGAGCACCGCCGCCTGATCCCGATCATCACCGACGACTATCCCGACCCGGATTTCGGCTCGGGCGCGGTCAAGATCACCGGCGCGCATGACTTCAACGACTATGCCGTCGCCATGCGCAATGGCATCCCGCTTTACGCGCTGATGGACGGCAAGGGCCAGATGCGCGCCGATGGCCTCGGCTATGAGGACAGCGCCGAGATCGCCACCCGCGCCGCCAAGGGCGAGGATGTGGGCGACGTCTCGAACGTGAACCTGGTCCCCGAGGAGCTGCGCGGCCTCGACCGTTACGAGGCGCGGGCGCGGGTGGTCGAGGCGATCACCGAGGAAGGGCTGGCCGTCACCTATCTGCACAAGTCCCTCGACAAGGAAACCGGCGCCGAGCATCTGGAGCGCCGCCCGCTGGTCGATGCCAAGCCGATCATGCAGCCCTTCGGCGACCGCTCGGGCGTGGTGATCGAGCCGATGCTGACCGATCAGTGGTTCGTGGACACCGCCAAGATCGTCGGCCCGGCGCTGGAAGCGGTGCGCAGCGGCGCGACGAAGATCCTGCCCGAGCAGCATGAAAAGGTCTATTTCCACTGGCTTGAGAACATCGAGCCCTGGACCATCAGCCGCCAGCTCTGGTGGGGCCACCAGATCCCGGTCTGGTACGGGCTCGACCTGCGGCTGGAGGGCCAGGTCGAGGACGACCATGACGGCGTGCTGGACGAGGTCGAGATCTTCGCCCTGTTGGAAGAGGGGCTGGTGCATCGCGACGAGATCCACCACGCCGCCTCGGGCTTTGCCGAGGTGGCCGAAAAGTTCCGCGATTCCATCGCCGAACTGCCGGTGCCGCTGGAGATGGCCCGCGTGGTCGAGGTCGCAGACCGCGAGGCCGCTATCGACGCCTTTGCCCAGGGGCTGGCCGATTACAACCTGACGCAGGATCTGACGAAGCTGGTCTATCCGGTCTGGCGCGACCCGGACGTGCTGGACACCTGGTTTTCGTCGGGCCTCTGGCCGATCGGCACGCTGGGCTGGCCCGAGGATACCGCCGAGCTGCGCAAGTATTTCCCGACCGACGTGCTGGTGACCGGTTTCGACATCATCTTCTTCTGGGTGGCCCGGATGATGATGATGCAGCTGGCCGTGGTCGGGCAGGTGCCGTTCCGCACCGTCTATGTGCACGGGCTGGTGCGCGACGAAAAGGGCGCCAAGATGTCGAAGTCGAAAGGCAACGTCATCGACCCGCTGACCCTGATCGACGAATACGGCGCCGACGCGCTGCGCTTCACCCTGACCAGCATGGCCGCCATGGGCCGCGACCCCAAGCTGGGCCCGAAACATGTCGAGGCGAACCGCAATTTCGTCACCAAGATCTGGAACGCCACCCGCTTCGCCGAGATGAACGGCGTCCGCGGCGGCGGTGCGCGGCCCGAGCCGCGCCATGTCGTCAACCGCTGGATCATCGGCGAGCTGGCCCGCATCCGCCAGGCCACCGACGAGGCGCTGGAGAGCTTCCGCTTCAACGACGCCGCGGCCGGGCTTTACGGCTTCGTCTGGGGCAAGGTCTGCGACTGGTATGTCGAGTTCTCCAAGCCGCTGTTCGACGGCGAATATCGCGAGGAAACCCAGGCCACCATGGGCTGGGTGCTGGACCAGTGCTACACCCTGCTGCACCCGATCATGCCCTTCGTGACCGAGGAGCTTTGGGCGCTGACCGGGGAGCGCCGGCGGATGCTGGTGCATGGCGACTGGCCCGCCTATGGCGACGAGCTGATCGACGCCGAGGCCGACCGGCAGATGAACTGGGTGATCCAGCTCATCGAAAACATCCGCTCGGCCCGCGCCCAGATCGGCGTGCCGGCCGGCGCCCGTCCCGACCTGATCGTGACCGAGGCCGACGAGGCGGCGCGGGCGGCGCTGGCCGCCAATGCGCCGCTGATCGAGCGGTTGGCGCGGGTGAACCCCCCGCAGGACGGCGCTATGGGACCGGGGATGATCTCGGTCGCGGCGCTGGGGGCGAGCTTCGCCCTGCCGGTCGGCGAGATGATCGACGTCAAGGCCGAGACGGCGCGGCTGGAAAAGGCGGCCGCCAAGGCCGAGAAGGACGCCTCGGGCCTGCGCGGCCGGTTGGCGAATCCGAAATTCGTCGAGAACGCCGAGCCCGAGGTGATCGAGGAGACCCGCGAGAAGCTTGCCGCGCTGGAGGACGACCTGCTGCGCATCCGGGCGGCCCTGGCGCAGCTGGCGGCGATGTGA
- a CDS encoding DUF4202 domain-containing protein, protein MTRLQTAFDAIDKANAADPHLDPEGRPEALLYGQRMTAEQQALYPDASDALRIACRGQHVERWQLPRDAYPMDRAGYLAWRTEQGRRHAARIDGIMREAGYAEADVVHAGKMLTKQGIKRDDEVQALEDVACFTFIRWYMGPFAEGRDPDELQRIVEKTARKMSAMARTRALQEFAIPEPFAAAFRA, encoded by the coding sequence ATGACCCGCCTTCAGACCGCTTTCGACGCCATCGACAAGGCCAATGCCGCCGACCCGCACCTGGACCCCGAGGGCCGGCCCGAGGCGCTGCTCTACGGCCAGCGCATGACGGCCGAGCAGCAGGCACTCTATCCCGATGCCTCGGATGCCCTGCGCATCGCCTGCCGGGGCCAGCATGTGGAACGCTGGCAACTGCCCCGCGACGCCTATCCGATGGACCGCGCCGGCTACCTGGCCTGGCGCACCGAACAGGGCCGCCGCCACGCCGCCCGCATCGACGGCATCATGCGCGAGGCCGGCTATGCCGAAGCGGACGTCGTCCATGCCGGGAAAATGCTGACCAAGCAGGGCATCAAGCGCGACGACGAGGTGCAGGCACTGGAGGACGTCGCCTGCTTCACCTTCATCCGCTGGTATATGGGCCCCTTCGCCGAAGGCCGCGACCCGGACGAATTGCAGCGCATCGTGGAAAAGACCGCACGCAAGATGTCTGCCATGGCCCGCACCCGGGCGCTGCAGGAATTCGCCATCCCCGAACCCTTCGCCGCCGCCTTCCGTGCATAG
- a CDS encoding FAD-dependent oxidoreductase, translated as MASGITVAGAGVFGLACAWELVRRGARVRVFETARIGAGASGGHVGALAPHAPENWNAKKQVQLDALVAAADWWAEVAAAGGVDPGYARSGRIQPVPEGAAPRMAERIAAAGAHWPGWAGMELTDAPQGLLVPASPSGLWLVDRLTARISPRRAGAALAAAIRARGGEIVEGQPAPDAPAIWATGVAGLAPFGGSGVKGQSALLAFSAADAPQVFADGVHIVPHADGTVAIGSTSERDVMDTATDAQLEALIDKARALCPALGDAPVVDRWAGIRPRARSRAPLVGAWPGRPDHYVANGGFKIGLAMAPACAVMLADLILDGRDRIPEGFRPPDPRAGG; from the coding sequence ATGGCAAGCGGAATCACGGTGGCGGGCGCGGGTGTCTTCGGCCTCGCCTGCGCATGGGAACTGGTGCGGCGGGGCGCCCGCGTGCGGGTGTTCGAAACGGCGCGGATCGGCGCCGGCGCCTCGGGCGGGCATGTCGGCGCACTGGCGCCGCATGCGCCGGAAAACTGGAACGCTAAGAAACAGGTGCAACTCGATGCCCTGGTCGCGGCAGCGGACTGGTGGGCCGAAGTGGCGGCGGCGGGCGGCGTGGATCCCGGCTATGCCCGCAGCGGCCGCATCCAGCCGGTGCCCGAAGGCGCCGCGCCGCGCATGGCCGAGCGCATCGCGGCCGCCGGCGCGCATTGGCCGGGCTGGGCGGGGATGGAACTCACCGATGCGCCGCAGGGGCTGCTGGTGCCGGCCTCGCCCTCGGGCCTGTGGCTGGTGGACCGGCTGACGGCGCGGATCAGCCCGCGCCGGGCCGGCGCCGCGCTGGCCGCCGCCATCCGCGCCCGGGGCGGCGAGATCGTCGAGGGGCAGCCCGCCCCGGACGCCCCGGCGATCTGGGCCACCGGCGTCGCGGGACTGGCGCCCTTTGGCGGCAGCGGCGTCAAGGGGCAGTCGGCGCTGCTGGCGTTTTCCGCCGCCGACGCACCGCAGGTCTTTGCCGACGGGGTCCATATCGTGCCCCATGCCGACGGCACGGTGGCCATCGGCTCGACCTCGGAACGCGACGTCATGGACACGGCCACCGACGCGCAGCTCGAGGCGCTGATCGACAAGGCGCGCGCGCTTTGCCCGGCACTTGGCGATGCGCCGGTGGTGGACCGCTGGGCCGGCATCCGGCCGCGCGCCAGATCCCGTGCGCCGCTGGTCGGCGCCTGGCCCGGACGGCCGGACCATTACGTCGCCAATGGTGGCTTCAAGATCGGCCTTGCCATGGCGCCGGCCTGCGCGGTGATGCTGGCCGACCTGATCCTGGACGGTCGCGACCGCATCCCCGAGGGCTTCAGACCGCCCGATCCTAGGGCTGGGGGCTGA
- a CDS encoding glutathione S-transferase family protein — protein MLTLYGHPLSSYTQKVLIALYELGTDFEFRHIDLGNGGDRALMRSVEPMGRMPALREGDLVLSQSSLMIEWLDRHHPGPLRLLDPDPDASLPARQWDRFLDFQVMQMMQQIVDARIFMAEGAEERVAPFARDKLDLAYAALDRQLDGRDWIAGGFGLADCAAMPALFYAGAVHPFADHPHLAGYFERLVARPSVLRVIAGARPFYGWFPFKDGFAARFL, from the coding sequence ATGCTGACGCTCTATGGCCACCCGTTGTCCTCCTATACGCAAAAGGTGCTGATCGCGCTTTACGAACTGGGGACGGATTTCGAGTTTCGCCATATCGACCTGGGCAACGGGGGTGACCGGGCGCTGATGCGCTCGGTCGAACCCATGGGCCGGATGCCGGCGCTGCGCGAGGGCGATCTGGTGCTGTCGCAAAGCTCGCTGATGATCGAATGGCTGGACCGGCACCATCCCGGGCCGTTGCGCCTGCTGGACCCGGACCCCGACGCCTCGCTGCCGGCGCGGCAATGGGATCGCTTCCTGGATTTCCAGGTCATGCAGATGATGCAGCAGATCGTCGATGCCCGCATCTTCATGGCCGAGGGGGCCGAGGAACGGGTCGCCCCCTTCGCCCGCGACAAGCTGGACCTGGCCTATGCGGCGCTCGACCGCCAGCTTGACGGCCGGGACTGGATCGCGGGCGGCTTCGGCCTGGCCGATTGCGCCGCCATGCCGGCGCTGTTCTATGCCGGCGCCGTCCATCCCTTTGCGGATCATCCGCACTTGGCCGGGTATTTCGAGCGGCTGGTGGCGCGGCCCTCGGTCCTGCGGGTGATCGCGGGCGCGCGGCCCTTCTATGGCTGGTTCCCGTTCAAGGACGGGTTCGCGGCGCGGTTTCTCTAG
- a CDS encoding 4-aminobutyrate--2-oxoglutarate transaminase yields the protein MTSLTDRKNAAISRGVGMTTQIYAERAENAEIWDKDGNRYIDFAAGIAVVNTGHRHPRVIAAVKEQLDRFTHTCHQVVPYENYVALAERLNALVPGKGPKKTAFYTTGAEAVENAVKIARHHTGRAGVVAFAGGFHGRTFMGMSLTGKVQPYKAGFGPMMNDIWHLPFPTALHGVTAEDALAALDRLFKADIDPSRVAAIIIEPVQGEGGFYEAPAGFIQRLRQICDQYSILLIADEVQTGFARTGKLFAMEHHGVAADLTAMAKGLGGGLPISAVTGRAEVMDSPAPGGLGGTYAGNPLAVAAAHAVLDVIEEEGLCDRATRLGQRLKQRLAGIADGVPEIADIRGPGFMNAVEFNIAGSDKPNPDFANRLREEALKRKLILLTCGVYGNVIRFLAPLTIPDAVFDEALDILEESIGAARG from the coding sequence ATGACCAGCCTGACCGACCGCAAGAACGCCGCCATCTCGCGCGGCGTGGGGATGACGACCCAGATCTATGCCGAGCGCGCCGAGAATGCCGAGATCTGGGACAAGGACGGCAACCGCTATATCGACTTCGCCGCCGGCATCGCCGTGGTCAATACCGGCCATCGCCATCCGCGGGTGATCGCGGCGGTCAAGGAACAGCTCGACCGCTTCACCCATACCTGCCACCAGGTCGTGCCCTATGAAAACTATGTCGCGCTGGCCGAGCGGCTGAATGCGCTGGTCCCCGGCAAGGGTCCGAAGAAGACCGCCTTCTACACCACCGGCGCCGAGGCGGTGGAGAACGCGGTCAAGATCGCCCGCCACCATACCGGCCGCGCCGGGGTGGTGGCCTTTGCCGGCGGCTTCCACGGCCGCACCTTCATGGGCATGTCCCTGACCGGCAAGGTCCAGCCCTACAAGGCCGGGTTCGGGCCGATGATGAACGACATCTGGCACCTGCCGTTCCCGACCGCGCTGCACGGCGTCACGGCCGAGGACGCGCTGGCGGCGCTGGACCGGCTGTTCAAGGCCGATATCGACCCCTCGCGCGTCGCCGCGATCATCATCGAGCCGGTGCAGGGCGAAGGCGGCTTCTACGAGGCGCCCGCCGGCTTCATCCAGCGGCTGCGGCAGATCTGCGACCAGTATTCGATCCTTTTGATCGCCGACGAGGTGCAGACCGGCTTCGCCCGCACCGGCAAGCTGTTCGCGATGGAGCATCACGGCGTGGCGGCCGACCTGACCGCCATGGCCAAGGGGCTGGGCGGCGGGCTGCCGATCAGCGCCGTCACCGGCCGGGCCGAGGTGATGGACAGTCCGGCGCCGGGCGGCCTTGGCGGCACCTATGCCGGCAATCCGCTGGCCGTCGCCGCCGCCCATGCCGTGCTGGACGTGATCGAGGAGGAAGGGCTTTGCGACCGCGCCACCCGTCTTGGCCAGCGGCTGAAGCAGCGCCTGGCCGGCATCGCGGACGGGGTGCCCGAGATCGCCGACATCCGCGGCCCGGGTTTCATGAACGCGGTCGAGTTCAACATCGCCGGCAGCGACAAGCCCAATCCCGATTTCGCCAACCGCCTCCGCGAGGAGGCCTTGAAGCGCAAGCTGATCCTGCTGACCTGCGGTGTTTACGGCAACGTGATCCGCTTCCTGGCGCCGCTGACCATCCCGGATGCGGTCTTCGACGAGGCGCTGGACATTCTCGAGGAATCGATTGGGGCCGCACGCGGCTGA
- a CDS encoding CbiX/SirB N-terminal domain-containing protein, which produces MPQVLIVAHGQPGDPAPQQQAIEALAARIHVADAQVRGATLAMPGALDLAENETLIYPLFMAAGWFTRSELPRRLRLAGAPNARILPPFGSDPRLPALCLGLIAKAAEAQGWPPAQTHLLLAAHGSGRSRAPAEAARRMAASLAPHVAAASCGFIEETPFLADAARDLPAQTICLPLFATRAEHVTDDLPAALAEAGFRGLVLPPLGLAPEVPAMIAESIRAALSERP; this is translated from the coding sequence CTGCCCCAGGTCCTGATCGTCGCCCATGGCCAGCCCGGCGACCCGGCCCCGCAGCAGCAGGCCATCGAGGCGCTGGCCGCCCGCATCCATGTCGCCGATGCGCAGGTCCGGGGCGCGACGCTGGCCATGCCCGGCGCGCTGGACCTGGCCGAGAACGAGACGCTGATCTATCCGCTGTTCATGGCGGCGGGCTGGTTCACCCGCAGCGAACTGCCCCGCCGCCTGCGGCTGGCCGGCGCGCCGAATGCCCGCATCCTGCCGCCCTTCGGCAGCGACCCGCGCCTGCCGGCGCTCTGCCTCGGGCTGATCGCCAAGGCCGCCGAGGCGCAGGGCTGGCCGCCCGCGCAAACCCATCTTCTGCTCGCCGCCCATGGCTCCGGCCGCTCGCGCGCGCCCGCCGAAGCGGCACGGCGGATGGCGGCCAGCCTCGCCCCCCATGTCGCCGCCGCCAGCTGCGGCTTCATCGAGGAAACGCCCTTCCTTGCCGACGCCGCCCGCGACCTGCCGGCGCAGACGATCTGCCTGCCGCTTTTCGCCACCCGGGCCGAGCATGTCACCGACGACCTGCCCGCGGCCCTGGCCGAGGCCGGCTTCCGCGGTCTGGTGCTGCCCCCGCTCGGCCTTGCCCCGGAGGTTCCGGCGATGATCGCCGAAAGCATCAGGGCCGCCCTGTCCGAGCGGCCCTGA
- a CDS encoding NnrU family protein — translation MAWGEFILALAVFLGSHVIPARFRGPLVAALGRRGYVIGYSLLSLALLYWLILASGRAPYVELWPQWPWMRWLVNIAMPVAVLVAAVGGMAGLMAGFALWGAAHLVANGDLAHVILFGLLLAYALFGLALGLRRGAAMHPTWPRLALAVLVWLALYLLHPLVIGVSPQP, via the coding sequence ATGGCATGGGGCGAATTCATCCTGGCGCTGGCGGTCTTCCTGGGCTCGCATGTGATTCCGGCGCGGTTCCGCGGGCCGCTGGTCGCGGCGCTGGGGCGGCGGGGCTATGTCATCGGCTACAGCCTGCTGTCGCTGGCGCTGCTTTATTGGCTGATCCTGGCGTCCGGGCGGGCGCCCTATGTCGAGTTATGGCCGCAATGGCCTTGGATGCGCTGGCTGGTGAATATCGCCATGCCCGTCGCGGTGCTGGTGGCGGCGGTCGGCGGCATGGCGGGGCTGATGGCGGGCTTTGCCCTGTGGGGCGCGGCGCATCTGGTCGCGAACGGAGACCTGGCGCATGTCATCCTGTTCGGTCTGTTGCTGGCCTATGCGCTGTTCGGACTGGCGCTCGGCCTGCGCCGCGGCGCGGCGATGCATCCGACCTGGCCGCGGCTGGCCTTGGCGGTGCTGGTCTGGCTGGCGCTGTATCTTCTGCATCCGCTGGTGATCGGGGTCAGCCCCCAGCCCTAG